From a region of the Solanum stenotomum isolate F172 chromosome 2, ASM1918654v1, whole genome shotgun sequence genome:
- the LOC125856323 gene encoding uncharacterized protein LOC125856323, with amino-acid sequence MEQKLGKLVCRSEVILSTLLKKDGNYVNEEGNILVDKISEHLPKDQELAASSGVPMKILAHLNVAVGKVYGVQHSSRVRGLGGNVFPSNAFGMPHIQLVMRILVALVVCLINVLET; translated from the exons ATG GAGCAAAAATTGGGAAAACTTGTGTGTCGAAGTGAGGTTATTTTGTCAACTTTACTGAAGAAGGATGGTAACTATGTGAATGAAGAAGGAAATATTTTAGTT GATAAGATATCAGAGCATCTACCTAAAGATCAGGAACTTGCTGCCAGTTCAGGTGTTCCTATGAAGATACTAGCTCATCTTAATGTTGCCGTTGGAAAAGTGTATGGAGTTCAACATTCTAGTCGTGTGCGTGGTTTAGGTGGTAATGTTTTCCCTTCAAATGCTTTTGGAATGCCTCACATTCAATTAGTTATGCGAATCTTGGTAGCTCTAGTAGTATGTCTCATCAACGTGTTGGAGACGTAG